From one Cynocephalus volans isolate mCynVol1 chromosome X, mCynVol1.pri, whole genome shotgun sequence genomic stretch:
- the LOC134367916 gene encoding melanoma-associated antigen B1-like — protein MPRGRKSKLRAREKRHQAQSETQGLQGAQAAAAEEESPSTSSLVLGVTPPGSPAAGIPQKPQGAPHTPTAAVGVSRKRSGKGAKGKGEGRKNSSQASTSTESSHHDLLTRKAGTLMQFMLHKYKMKEPIMKAEMLKVVHKRYREQFPEILKRASRNMELVFGLDLKEVNPRNHSYTLVSKLNPTDDGSLSGSRGFPRNGLLMPLLGVIFFSGNCASEKEMWEFLNMMGVFDGKSHFILGDVRKLITQDLVKERYLEYQQVPNSDPPRYQFLWGPRAHAETSKMKVLEFLAQLINTTPSVFPFHYEEALRDEKEKASARAAAMRGTSAKASACSRPTHLTAPPAPSDV, from the coding sequence ATGCCTCGGGGTCGAAAGAGTAAGCTCCGAGCCCGTGAGAAACGCCACCAGGCCCAAAGTGAGACCCAGGGTCTTCAGGGTGCTCAGGCCGCTGCAGCAGAGGAAGAGTCCCCTTCCACTTCCTCTCTTGTTTTGGGGGTTACTCCTCCTGGCTCCCCTGCTGCTGGCATTCCCCAGAAGCCTCAGGgagccccccacacccccactgctGCTGTGGGTGTTTCACGCAAGAGATCTGGTAAAGGTGCCAAGGGTAAAGGTGAGGGAAGAAAAAATTCCTCCCAGGCCTCAACCTCCACTGAGAGCTCACACCATGATCTTCTAACCAGGAAGGCCGGAACGCTGATGCAGTTCATGCTGCacaagtataaaatgaaagagcCCATTATGAAGGCAGAGATGCTGAAGGTTGTCCACAAAAGGTACAGAGAGCAATTCCCTGAGATCCTCAAGAGAGCCTCTAGGAACATGGAGCTGGTCTTTGGCCTTGACTTGAAGGAAGTCaaccccagaaatcactcctaTACCCTTGTCAGCAAGCTAAATCCCACCGATGATGGGAGCCTGAGCGGTTCCCGGGGCTTTCCCAGGAATGGGCTTCTAATGCCTCTGCTGGGTGTGATCTTCTTCAGTGGCAATTGCGCCTCCGAGAAAGAGATGTGGGAATTCCTGAATATGATGGGAGTCTTTGATGGGAAGAGTCATTTCATCCTTGGGGATGTCAGGAAGCTCATCACCCAAGATCTGGTGAAGGAAAGGTACCTGGAGTATCAGCAGGTACCCAACAGTGATCCTCCACGCTATCAGTTCCTGTGGGGTCCAAGAGCCCATGCTGAAACCAGCAAGATGAAAGTCCTGGAGTTTTTGGCCCAACTCATTAATACCACCCCTAGTGTCTTCCCATTCCATTATGAAGAGGCTttgagagatgagaaagaaaaagcttcagCCAGAGCCGCAGCCATGCGTGGCACTTCTGCCAAGGCCAGTGCATGTTCTAGGCCTACACATCtgacagctcctcctgcccctagTGACGTGTGA